One Anaerohalosphaeraceae bacterium DNA segment encodes these proteins:
- a CDS encoding sigma-70 family RNA polymerase sigma factor translates to MDKQELKSSQFFRYYNGAQKRIYAYLLMMVHNHNDAEDLLQETASILWEQYEQFDPNQSFAAWAIGIARNKALDFLKQKRSTRPMFSDSFYQEMSSLAESESQNIDRRLAALRTCLKRLSPENQQLIRLRFEEGISIKKLSQNLPYSADALYKKISRIYSCLYDCIHRTLLQGERL, encoded by the coding sequence ATGGACAAACAAGAGCTAAAAAGTTCTCAATTTTTCCGCTATTATAATGGCGCCCAGAAAAGAATCTACGCCTACCTTCTGATGATGGTTCACAACCACAATGACGCCGAAGACCTCCTCCAGGAAACCGCCAGCATTCTTTGGGAGCAGTACGAGCAGTTTGACCCCAACCAGAGTTTTGCCGCCTGGGCCATCGGCATTGCCCGAAACAAGGCGCTGGATTTCCTCAAACAGAAACGCTCTACCCGCCCGATGTTCAGCGACTCTTTTTATCAGGAGATGTCCAGTCTGGCCGAATCCGAATCCCAAAACATAGACCGTCGGCTGGCCGCCCTGCGAACCTGCCTCAAGCGGCTTTCTCCGGAAAACCAACAGCTGATTCGTCTTCGTTTTGAGGAGGGAATTTCCATCAAAAAGCTCTCCCAAAACCTGCCGTATTCGGCTGATGCCCTTTATAAAAAGATTTCCCGCATCTACAGCTGTCTTTATGACTGCATTCATCGTACGCTGCTTCAGGGGGAGCGCCTATGA